The Miltoncostaea oceani genome includes a region encoding these proteins:
- a CDS encoding murein hydrolase activator EnvC family protein — MLAALIGIFVLLVGVLAVPRSAAQGNTNDQLEQAQARLQDARDRERVLTADVEAYGQRIQAVESRLISQRERSEALARDLADLRVRLAGLTRDLAAERGRLAAARSALARRQVLLARRLRELYVRGEPDPILLLVESGSLSSALETADLIEGIADRDAGLADAVSTFADETRVRVARIADIRAEVVSSEARAEDAAEQALAAKSELERERAGLTELLEERRTLLSGVQGDRQELEIETRGLQARSARLAAAIRGAQEPTPAAPAPAPAQPAPAGGSGFIWPAQGTLTSQYGPRWGRMHEGIDIAGATGSPIVAARAGTVILAGWSGGYGNLVVVDHGAGISTAYAHNASVSVSVGQSVSQGSVLAGMGTTGNSTGVHSHFEIRINGAAVDPLSYL, encoded by the coding sequence GTGCTCGCAGCGCTCATCGGCATCTTCGTGCTGTTGGTAGGGGTTCTCGCCGTCCCCCGGAGCGCAGCACAGGGGAACACCAATGACCAGCTCGAGCAGGCTCAGGCGCGGCTGCAGGACGCGCGCGATCGTGAGCGCGTCCTCACCGCGGACGTCGAGGCGTACGGCCAACGTATCCAGGCGGTGGAGTCTCGGCTGATCTCGCAACGGGAGCGGTCCGAGGCTCTCGCACGAGACCTCGCTGACCTCCGCGTCCGGCTCGCGGGACTCACGCGCGATCTCGCGGCCGAACGCGGCCGGCTGGCCGCCGCGCGCAGCGCGCTGGCGCGTCGTCAGGTGCTGTTGGCGCGACGTCTCCGTGAGCTCTACGTTCGCGGCGAGCCGGATCCCATCCTCCTATTGGTCGAGTCGGGCAGCTTGTCCTCGGCGTTGGAGACGGCTGATCTGATCGAGGGGATCGCCGACCGCGACGCTGGTCTCGCGGACGCTGTGTCGACGTTCGCCGATGAGACGCGCGTGCGTGTGGCCCGGATCGCCGACATCCGCGCCGAGGTCGTCAGTTCGGAAGCGCGCGCGGAGGACGCGGCAGAGCAGGCGCTCGCTGCAAAGTCAGAGCTCGAGCGGGAGCGGGCCGGACTGACCGAACTCCTCGAGGAGCGCCGGACGCTGCTCTCCGGCGTGCAGGGCGACCGCCAGGAGCTCGAGATCGAGACGCGAGGCCTGCAGGCTCGATCGGCGCGCCTCGCCGCAGCGATCCGCGGCGCACAAGAGCCCACGCCCGCCGCCCCTGCTCCCGCCCCCGCCCAGCCAGCCCCAGCGGGTGGTTCCGGGTTCATCTGGCCTGCGCAGGGGACCCTGACCTCGCAATACGGACCCCGGTGGGGGCGCATGCACGAGGGCATCGACATCGCCGGCGCCACAGGCAGTCCCATCGTCGCCGCACGCGCGGGCACCGTCATCCTCGCAGGGTGGAGCGGCGGTTACGGCAACCTCGTGGTCGTCGATCACGGCGCCGGCATCAGCACGGCGTACGCGCACAATGCGAGCGTCTCCGTGTCGGTCGGGCAGAGTGTCTCCCAGGGGTCGGTCCTTGCTGGCATGGGGACGACGGGCAACTCGACGGGCGTCCATTCCCATTTCGAGATCCGCATCAACGGCGCTGCTGTCGATCCACTTAGCTACCTCTGA
- a CDS encoding prolipoprotein diacylglyceryl transferase — protein MARPGLAGIPGRNDPVGGGGPGLTIGLAPTFDAGPLTLSWHGLMTAIGLLVGIALAQRLAGARGADPDAVLGMAVVSTIAGLAGARLYYLAQEDPARLVTPWRDASSGFAFYGTVIAVLPAVAIFLRVTGRSVLPHLDVLALAFPAGMALGRVGDLLNGEHYGPPTGLPWGVTYTDPASHVPETGVAYHSGALYEVAFVIVLAVAVLVGHRYLRRPGDALWLVLGAYSVGRFVVFFWVRDVDVVALGLRQAQWTSLALLSVAVIGAAALRVLGRRHVPRPESGVGPA, from the coding sequence GTGGCCCGCCCGGGCCTTGCCGGGATACCAGGACGCAACGACCCGGTCGGAGGGGGCGGCCCCGGCTTGACCATCGGACTCGCACCCACTTTCGACGCCGGGCCGCTGACCCTCTCCTGGCACGGCCTCATGACCGCCATCGGTCTCCTCGTCGGCATCGCACTGGCTCAGCGTCTTGCGGGGGCACGGGGGGCCGACCCGGATGCGGTACTCGGGATGGCGGTCGTCAGCACGATCGCCGGGCTCGCGGGGGCACGGCTGTACTACCTGGCGCAGGAGGACCCCGCGCGGCTGGTGACCCCGTGGCGGGATGCGTCCAGCGGCTTCGCGTTCTACGGCACCGTCATCGCCGTGCTTCCCGCCGTGGCGATCTTCCTGCGTGTGACGGGTCGCTCCGTCCTGCCCCATCTCGACGTCCTCGCGTTGGCATTCCCGGCTGGCATGGCCCTCGGGCGAGTAGGCGACCTTTTGAACGGCGAGCACTACGGCCCACCGACGGGCCTTCCGTGGGGGGTCACCTACACCGACCCGGCGTCCCACGTCCCGGAGACTGGCGTCGCCTATCACTCCGGCGCGCTCTACGAGGTCGCGTTTGTCATCGTCCTCGCCGTCGCGGTCCTTGTGGGTCATCGGTATCTGCGCCGCCCCGGCGATGCCCTCTGGCTCGTCCTGGGCGCGTACAGCGTCGGGCGTTTCGTCGTCTTCTTCTGGGTGCGGGACGTCGACGTCGTCGCTCTCGGCCTACGCCAGGCACAGTGGACCAGTCTGGCTCTCCTTTCCGTCGCGGTGATCGGAGCGGCGGCTCTCCGTGTCCTCGGCCGCCGTCATGTACCGCGTCCGGAGTCGGGCGTCGGGCCCGCATGA
- a CDS encoding SHOCT domain-containing protein: MYGDYAHDGGWGWGGWLLMSLTMLAFLALVAWGVFLVWRSTTHSHPHDEAHPRPARQSAEQILAERLARGEIDAAEYRARSEALKLPSQ; encoded by the coding sequence ATGTACGGCGACTACGCGCACGACGGGGGCTGGGGCTGGGGTGGCTGGCTCCTGATGAGCTTGACGATGCTGGCCTTCCTCGCCCTCGTCGCATGGGGGGTCTTCCTCGTCTGGCGCAGCACCACGCATTCCCATCCCCACGACGAGGCGCACCCCAGACCCGCTCGGCAGTCCGCGGAGCAGATCCTGGCGGAGCGGCTGGCTCGGGGCGAGATCGACGCTGCCGAGTACCGTGCACGATCCGAGGCGCTCAAGCTCCCGAGTCAGTAG
- the mrdA gene encoding penicillin-binding protein 2: MFGGILLVALGVLLLRLWFLQVISEEQYAERADANRLRTVRQEAPRGAIVDREGRTLVTHRTGINVVARAQEFDEGRRPGVIRRLAKVLDLPPSTLVAKVRKASGSPLQAVVLAEDINRDTRLYLAERRRDFPGIDLEETYPREYPIGTSLAHVIGYTGPITAETIEEYRQRGYLGNEIVGTSGLEAQYEQYLAGKQGEAVIEVDAAGEPRSRQVLSATPPQPGNTLELAIHMPTQVALARAIAERVSESGSPGGGAGVALDPETGEVLAIASFPSYRPDSFSGTRPLAVDRLLDDSRRPLLNRAVGGLYPAASTFKVVTAAAAMRRGFLGTTEVLPSPGSLELYSQVFRGFESRSWGELDVRRALEVSSDTFFYQLGDLFYQDMPRTALQDEARRFGLGAPTGIDLPGGDEEGIVPDLEWKKEAFRDSPDPLDRTWKPGDSINLSTGQGNLLVTPLQMATAYAAIANGGTVVAPTIGRRVLDSTGRPLRSLVGSRPSRSAAIDPTVLQALRDGLAQAANGADGTSTAVFGGLPETARVAGKTGTAENETGVDHSWYVGYAPADAPKIVVAVVIEQGGQGANAAAPAVCQTMAAFLAFDRTLCGGGASAN; the protein is encoded by the coding sequence ATGTTCGGTGGCATCCTGCTCGTGGCCCTTGGCGTCCTGTTGCTGAGGTTGTGGTTTCTCCAGGTCATCTCCGAGGAGCAGTACGCCGAGCGCGCCGACGCAAACCGCCTGAGGACCGTGCGCCAGGAGGCACCCCGCGGGGCGATCGTCGACCGGGAGGGCCGGACCCTGGTCACGCATCGAACCGGCATCAATGTCGTGGCGCGCGCACAGGAGTTCGACGAGGGCCGCCGCCCAGGCGTCATCCGTCGGCTCGCCAAGGTGCTCGACCTCCCACCGTCAACCTTGGTGGCCAAGGTCCGGAAGGCCAGCGGATCACCGCTGCAGGCCGTCGTCCTCGCTGAGGACATCAACCGGGATACCCGCCTCTACCTCGCCGAGCGCCGCCGGGACTTTCCCGGCATAGATCTTGAAGAGACCTACCCCCGTGAGTACCCGATCGGGACGTCTCTCGCTCATGTGATCGGTTACACGGGGCCCATCACCGCCGAGACCATCGAGGAGTACCGCCAGAGGGGCTACCTCGGCAATGAGATCGTCGGGACGAGTGGGCTCGAAGCCCAGTACGAGCAGTATCTCGCGGGTAAGCAGGGGGAAGCGGTCATCGAGGTGGACGCGGCGGGCGAGCCGCGAAGCCGACAGGTGTTGTCGGCCACCCCTCCTCAGCCTGGGAACACGCTGGAGTTGGCCATCCACATGCCTACCCAGGTGGCACTTGCGCGTGCCATCGCGGAGCGCGTGTCCGAGAGCGGCAGTCCCGGCGGGGGCGCCGGCGTCGCGCTCGACCCTGAGACCGGGGAGGTGCTGGCGATCGCATCCTTCCCGTCCTATCGTCCCGACAGCTTCTCGGGCACCCGCCCACTGGCGGTGGACCGGCTCCTGGACGACTCTCGCCGCCCGCTCCTGAACCGGGCGGTCGGAGGCCTCTACCCGGCGGCGTCGACCTTCAAGGTCGTCACGGCCGCCGCCGCCATGAGGCGTGGCTTCCTCGGGACGACCGAAGTCCTTCCATCACCCGGATCGCTGGAACTCTACAGCCAGGTCTTTCGCGGATTCGAGAGCCGGAGCTGGGGTGAGCTGGACGTGCGACGGGCGCTCGAGGTATCCAGCGACACGTTCTTCTACCAGCTGGGCGACCTCTTCTATCAGGACATGCCTCGCACCGCGCTCCAGGACGAGGCGCGGCGCTTCGGGCTCGGCGCACCCACAGGAATCGACCTCCCGGGGGGCGACGAGGAAGGCATCGTCCCGGACCTGGAGTGGAAGAAGGAGGCCTTCCGCGATAGCCCCGATCCACTCGACCGGACGTGGAAGCCCGGCGATTCCATCAACCTATCGACGGGTCAGGGGAACCTGCTGGTCACGCCCCTGCAGATGGCGACCGCATACGCGGCGATCGCCAATGGCGGGACCGTCGTCGCTCCGACGATCGGCCGGCGGGTGCTTGATTCGACGGGTCGCCCGCTCCGGTCGCTGGTCGGCAGTCGGCCGAGCCGCTCGGCGGCTATCGACCCCACCGTCCTCCAGGCGCTCCGCGACGGACTGGCGCAGGCGGCGAACGGGGCGGATGGGACCTCGACCGCAGTGTTCGGCGGTCTGCCGGAAACGGCTCGCGTCGCCGGCAAGACCGGGACGGCCGAGAACGAGACCGGTGTCGACCACTCCTGGTACGTCGGATACGCCCCCGCCGACGCCCCGAAGATCGTCGTCGCGGTCGTCATCGAGCAGGGCGGTCAGGGGGCCAACGCGGCGGCCCCGGCTGTCTGCCAGACGATGGCGGCGTTCCTCGCATTCGACCGGACGCTCTGTGGCGGAGGCGCCAGCGCCAATTGA
- a CDS encoding VanW family protein — MLPPVRLATLRPIPLVEEAVGLASRPVGLGYRLRRELGLGGTRDIQLEYRLRRHVVDRLTARAARALDRPARSAYVRVTGSELVVVPSSRGRAVDRAALARRLESLPREVQVPVVPVTPEITDLQAQIGRAKGLRIVRAPTIVSAGGQRAQINRALLLRALDFKNEGGTLEPRIDPRTIDGLLDRRLGHVERPPRSARFRVRGRRVEVIAGRPGRAIDSVAVARSIEDRPGETVSLRTRMVAPPLTTREAEDLGIREVVGEFRTPYACCQPRVTNIRRAAELLDGVIIPAGATFSLNTLLGERTRARGFVAAPQINAGKLEDAVGGGISQVATTLFNAAFLAGLRIVSHTPHEFWIPRYPAGREATISWGGPELVLKNDWPSAILLKVVAADEGITVRLFSSRYGRRVSTETIGFPSEGSAFSVVYTRRVVRGSGGERNERFTWTYRAPPRPD, encoded by the coding sequence GTGCTCCCGCCCGTCCGGCTGGCGACTCTGCGGCCCATCCCGCTCGTTGAGGAGGCGGTGGGTCTGGCGAGCCGTCCGGTCGGCCTGGGCTACCGGCTCCGCCGCGAGCTCGGATTGGGGGGCACGCGAGACATCCAGCTCGAGTATCGGTTGCGCCGGCATGTCGTGGACCGGCTGACCGCTCGGGCCGCTCGCGCGCTCGACCGCCCCGCGCGGTCGGCCTACGTCCGGGTCACAGGGTCCGAACTGGTGGTCGTCCCGTCGTCAAGGGGCAGAGCGGTCGATCGCGCGGCACTGGCTCGCCGCCTTGAGAGCCTGCCCCGAGAGGTTCAGGTGCCGGTCGTGCCGGTCACGCCGGAGATCACCGACCTCCAGGCCCAGATCGGGCGAGCGAAGGGACTGCGGATCGTCCGGGCCCCCACGATCGTCAGCGCCGGCGGACAGCGGGCGCAGATCAACCGGGCGCTGCTCCTACGGGCGCTCGACTTCAAGAACGAGGGCGGCACCCTCGAGCCACGCATCGATCCCAGGACCATCGACGGCCTCCTCGATCGGCGTCTCGGCCACGTCGAGCGGCCTCCCCGCTCAGCCCGGTTCCGTGTCAGGGGGAGGCGGGTCGAGGTCATCGCCGGCAGACCCGGCCGGGCCATCGACTCCGTGGCCGTCGCGCGCTCGATCGAGGACCGCCCGGGCGAAACGGTGTCGCTCCGCACCCGCATGGTGGCCCCCCCGCTGACGACCCGCGAGGCGGAGGACCTCGGGATCAGGGAGGTCGTCGGCGAGTTCCGGACGCCCTACGCCTGCTGCCAGCCTCGCGTGACCAACATCCGCCGTGCGGCCGAACTCCTCGACGGCGTGATCATCCCGGCAGGCGCCACCTTCTCCCTGAACACACTCCTGGGGGAGAGGACGCGTGCCCGGGGCTTCGTGGCCGCCCCCCAGATAAACGCCGGCAAACTGGAGGACGCCGTCGGTGGAGGCATCAGCCAGGTGGCGACGACCCTGTTCAACGCGGCTTTTCTTGCGGGGTTGCGCATCGTGTCTCACACGCCGCATGAGTTCTGGATCCCGCGCTACCCAGCGGGGCGCGAGGCCACGATCTCCTGGGGCGGCCCGGAGCTGGTCCTTAAGAATGACTGGCCGTCCGCGATCCTCCTCAAGGTCGTCGCCGCAGACGAGGGGATCACGGTGCGACTGTTCTCGTCTCGATACGGCCGGCGGGTTTCGACGGAGACCATCGGTTTCCCCAGCGAGGGCTCGGCCTTCTCAGTGGTCTACACACGTCGGGTGGTGCGGGGGTCGGGGGGAGAGCGAAACGAGCGCTTCACGTGGACGTACCGGGCCCCGCCTCGGCCGGACTGA
- a CDS encoding murein hydrolase activator EnvC family protein yields MRLHRLPVPAAILVVVAALAVPAASAPGDIASKRQQVAELDRELSAVDAEAGAAAAAHNAALDRRDAVATRIGETRTEVRLTTRQLRSSRERLGERMVALYVREPPDPFEALLQSGDLADVLAVTDLLERTAASDAAVVAKVKERRQALERLRARLAADAVVAGRELAEAQSQRRRVEALLDTRRRALEGAREELGTLLAAERARLARLAARKKEAQEEARRAAATSVASPSVSPGPASPSAGAASAPVPGGSHVYPLAGPSTFGDDWLASRPGGRYHEGIDLFAARGTPVVAVADGTLFRVGYSGISGNRFWLRDEGGTEFFYAHLDGYTAAAREGAAVAKGTVLGYNGDTGDARGTSPHVHFEIHPGGGGPVRPYPIVSAWPRVG; encoded by the coding sequence ATGCGTCTGCATCGGCTACCCGTCCCCGCGGCGATCCTCGTCGTCGTCGCGGCGCTGGCCGTCCCGGCGGCGTCGGCACCGGGTGACATCGCCTCGAAGCGCCAGCAGGTCGCCGAGCTGGACCGCGAGCTGTCGGCGGTCGACGCCGAGGCCGGTGCGGCGGCCGCCGCTCACAACGCCGCGCTCGACCGGAGGGACGCCGTGGCGACGCGGATCGGCGAGACCCGCACCGAGGTCCGGCTGACGACTCGGCAGCTGCGGAGCTCACGGGAGCGCCTCGGTGAGCGGATGGTCGCCCTCTACGTCCGCGAACCGCCGGATCCCTTCGAGGCCCTCCTGCAGAGCGGCGACCTAGCCGACGTCCTCGCGGTCACGGATCTGCTCGAGCGGACCGCGGCCTCCGACGCTGCCGTGGTGGCGAAGGTCAAGGAGAGACGCCAGGCGCTCGAACGGCTGCGCGCGCGACTCGCCGCCGACGCTGTGGTCGCCGGTCGCGAGCTGGCGGAGGCGCAGAGTCAGCGGCGCCGAGTCGAGGCGCTGCTCGACACCAGGCGTCGCGCCCTCGAGGGGGCTCGCGAAGAGCTCGGAACCCTGCTCGCGGCGGAGCGGGCGCGCCTGGCTCGTCTGGCGGCCCGGAAGAAGGAGGCCCAGGAGGAGGCCCGACGCGCAGCGGCGACGTCGGTCGCATCCCCCTCGGTCTCACCAGGGCCGGCGTCTCCGTCTGCCGGAGCCGCATCCGCCCCCGTCCCCGGGGGCTCGCACGTCTACCCGCTCGCCGGGCCGAGCACCTTCGGGGACGACTGGCTGGCGTCACGGCCGGGCGGTCGCTACCACGAGGGCATCGACCTCTTCGCGGCACGGGGCACGCCCGTCGTCGCCGTGGCCGACGGCACCCTCTTCCGCGTCGGCTACAGCGGGATCAGCGGCAACCGCTTCTGGCTCCGCGACGAGGGGGGCACCGAGTTCTTCTACGCCCACCTCGATGGCTACACCGCCGCCGCCCGGGAGGGGGCAGCCGTGGCTAAGGGGACGGTGCTCGGCTACAACGGCGACACGGGCGATGCCCGGGGCACGTCGCCTCACGTCCATTTCGAGATCCACCCCGGCGGGGGTGGGCCGGTCCGCCCCTACCCCATCGTCAGCGCCTGGCCGCGCGTCGGGTGA
- a CDS encoding heparan-alpha-glucosaminide N-acetyltransferase, producing the protein MITGEIRDDLVAAAGGRPDRARSRLWEIDLGRTLAITMMVAYHTVYDIELLSPGLGPDPFTGTWGALPEATGSLFLFVAGVSFAVSDERMRARGLDAGRRRRRHARRAVLVLGAAMVVSVATWVAFDERYVRFGILHAIAVGTAVCAVTIRLRAVNLVLGLAVIALGVLVTAVDSGSSWLLPIGLGPPEIGSVDYWPLLPWLGPMLIGVAVGTRLYPAGVRSRFIAPLGRRAVPGPLTTPGRHSLMIYLVHQLVLIPLVWTVLVVGGVEVPWPL; encoded by the coding sequence ATGATCACCGGCGAAATCCGAGACGACCTTGTCGCCGCCGCGGGCGGGCGCCCCGATCGGGCACGGAGCCGGCTGTGGGAGATTGATCTCGGGCGCACGCTGGCGATCACCATGATGGTCGCTTACCACACGGTCTACGACATCGAGCTCCTCTCGCCGGGGCTCGGCCCGGACCCATTCACAGGCACGTGGGGAGCCCTGCCGGAGGCGACCGGCTCACTCTTCCTGTTCGTCGCGGGCGTCTCGTTCGCGGTGTCCGACGAACGGATGCGAGCGCGCGGCCTCGACGCCGGCCGGCGTCGACGGCGGCACGCGCGTCGCGCGGTGTTGGTCTTGGGCGCGGCAATGGTCGTGTCGGTCGCGACGTGGGTGGCCTTCGACGAGCGGTACGTCCGCTTCGGAATCCTCCACGCCATCGCCGTCGGGACCGCGGTCTGTGCCGTGACGATCCGTCTACGCGCCGTGAACCTCGTCTTGGGCCTCGCCGTGATAGCGCTCGGCGTACTCGTGACCGCCGTCGACTCGGGGTCTTCTTGGTTACTCCCGATCGGGCTCGGGCCCCCGGAGATCGGCAGCGTCGACTACTGGCCCCTGCTTCCCTGGCTCGGCCCCATGCTGATCGGCGTCGCGGTCGGCACCCGCCTCTATCCGGCGGGTGTGCGCAGCCGGTTCATCGCCCCGCTCGGTCGCCGCGCCGTCCCCGGGCCGCTGACCACACCCGGCCGTCATTCGCTGATGATCTACCTCGTCCACCAGCTCGTCCTGATCCCCCTTGTCTGGACAGTGCTCGTCGTGGGCGGTGTCGAGGTGCCGTGGCCGCTCTGA
- a CDS encoding heme lyase CcmF/NrfE family subunit has product MSILGRAALLLALAAAVYVVYAALRSRRPGGRAWEASAERAVYAVCAFTTLAVVTMWVALATDAFELRNVAEYTSSTLGWQFKLTALWGSQAGSLLLWAWILTVFSAIVVRTNRDRNRLLMPVVMAVLMGIAIFFLLLLSFVTSPFETLAQVPAEGRGLNPLLQNPYMQIHPPMLYLGFVGLSVPFAFAIAALVTRKVDTAWIASVRRWTIFSWLFLGIGILLGAKWAYETLGWGGYWAWDPVENAAFMPWLVATAFLHSVMVQERRGMLKVWNMVLVILTFTLCLFGTFLTRSGVISSVHAFGESTLGPFFLAFIAVILIASVALLVSRLPLLRSQHTLESYISREAIFLFNNLLLVGLAFAVFWGTVFPIISEALRGERITVGQGYFNQVALPIGIALLVLTGVGPLIAWRKSSPAQLRRRFVGPIVVAAVAAVPLLVLTDLRNSPAAAATIIAGVFVTACITGEFWRGMKVRHALGGVSWPGSLTSMVARNRRRYGGYVVHLGIVLLFIGFAGSKGFVTESDIAVAQGERATVAGYTFVNEGSDRTSDDHSSIVSVTMGVYRGGERIGTMTPGVETFAADGTRSSDIAIDTSPRRDIYLFLTRLEDNGLARVSVYVNPLVAWIWVAGVLMFAGGLLAAWPARALPGYQDATTRSEGAAPA; this is encoded by the coding sequence GTGAGCATCCTCGGTCGCGCCGCCCTGCTGCTGGCCCTGGCGGCGGCGGTTTACGTCGTCTACGCCGCGCTGCGCTCCCGCCGTCCCGGCGGCCGCGCCTGGGAGGCGAGCGCCGAGCGCGCCGTCTACGCCGTCTGCGCGTTCACGACCCTCGCGGTGGTGACGATGTGGGTGGCCCTCGCCACCGACGCCTTCGAGCTGCGGAACGTGGCCGAGTACACCTCGAGCACGCTCGGGTGGCAGTTCAAGCTGACGGCCCTCTGGGGGAGCCAGGCGGGGTCGCTGCTGCTGTGGGCGTGGATCCTCACCGTCTTCTCGGCGATCGTCGTGCGGACCAACCGGGACCGCAACCGCCTGCTGATGCCGGTCGTGATGGCGGTGCTGATGGGCATCGCGATCTTCTTCCTGCTGCTGCTCTCGTTCGTGACGAGCCCGTTCGAGACGCTCGCCCAGGTGCCCGCCGAGGGCCGCGGGCTCAACCCGCTGCTCCAGAACCCGTACATGCAGATCCACCCGCCGATGCTCTACCTCGGCTTCGTGGGCCTGTCGGTGCCGTTCGCCTTCGCGATCGCCGCGCTCGTGACCCGCAAGGTCGACACCGCGTGGATCGCGAGCGTCCGGCGCTGGACGATCTTCTCGTGGCTGTTCCTCGGCATCGGCATCCTGCTCGGCGCCAAGTGGGCGTACGAGACCCTCGGCTGGGGCGGCTACTGGGCCTGGGACCCCGTCGAGAACGCGGCCTTCATGCCATGGCTCGTCGCGACCGCGTTCCTCCACTCCGTGATGGTGCAGGAGCGCCGGGGGATGCTGAAGGTCTGGAACATGGTGCTGGTCATCCTGACCTTCACCCTCTGCCTGTTCGGCACGTTCCTGACGCGGTCCGGGGTCATCTCGTCGGTGCACGCCTTCGGCGAGTCGACGCTCGGCCCGTTCTTCCTCGCCTTCATCGCGGTCATCCTGATCGCGTCGGTGGCGCTGCTCGTGAGCCGGCTGCCGCTGCTGCGCTCCCAGCACACGCTCGAGAGCTACATCTCGCGCGAGGCGATCTTCCTCTTCAACAACCTGCTCCTGGTGGGGCTGGCGTTCGCGGTCTTCTGGGGGACGGTCTTCCCGATCATCTCCGAGGCCCTGCGCGGCGAGCGGATCACGGTGGGGCAGGGGTACTTCAACCAGGTCGCCCTGCCGATCGGCATCGCGCTGCTCGTCCTCACCGGCGTGGGCCCGCTGATCGCCTGGCGCAAGTCCTCGCCGGCGCAGCTGCGCCGGCGCTTCGTGGGCCCGATCGTCGTCGCCGCGGTCGCCGCCGTGCCGCTGCTCGTCCTCACCGACCTGCGCAACAGCCCGGCCGCCGCCGCCACGATCATCGCGGGCGTCTTCGTCACCGCGTGCATCACCGGCGAGTTCTGGCGCGGGATGAAGGTGCGCCACGCCCTCGGGGGCGTCTCGTGGCCGGGGTCGCTGACGAGCATGGTGGCGCGCAACCGGCGCCGCTACGGCGGCTACGTCGTCCACCTCGGCATCGTGCTCCTGTTCATCGGCTTCGCCGGATCGAAGGGCTTCGTCACCGAGTCCGACATCGCCGTCGCCCAGGGCGAGCGCGCCACGGTCGCCGGCTACACGTTCGTCAACGAGGGGTCCGACCGCACCTCCGACGACCACTCGTCGATCGTGTCCGTGACGATGGGCGTCTACCGCGGCGGCGAGCGGATCGGGACGATGACCCCCGGCGTCGAGACCTTCGCAGCCGACGGCACGCGCTCGTCAGACATCGCGATCGACACGAGCCCGCGGCGCGACATCTACCTGTTCCTGACGCGTCTCGAGGACAACGGCCTCGCCCGCGTGTCGGTGTACGTCAACCCGCTCGTCGCATGGATCTGGGTGGCGGGCGTGCTCATGTTCGCCGGCGGCCTGCTGGCCGCGTGGCCCGCCCGGGCCTTGCCGGGATACCAGGACGCAACGACCCGGTCGGAGGGGGCGGCCCCGGCTTGA
- a CDS encoding M23 family metallopeptidase, with protein MRDLQRILRRRGLAVATDGIFGRATRRAVERIQLRFGVPVTGQVEVTLQRRLGLQTRRAAAAPGAPSSPGASRLLDTFPVAADNSYSDDYGAPRGQGAHEGNDILADRGAPVVAVSDAVVDRLSRTERGLGGIYVWLRRDDGTEYYYAHLDSLTPGLDEGSRVTVGQRIGANGNTGDARFGAPHVHFEIHPGGSAAVNPFPHLVATDPDR; from the coding sequence GTGCGCGACCTTCAGCGCATCCTGCGCCGTCGAGGTCTCGCCGTGGCGACAGACGGGATCTTCGGGCGAGCGACGCGACGAGCCGTCGAACGCATTCAGCTGCGGTTCGGCGTCCCCGTGACCGGACAGGTGGAAGTGACCCTGCAGAGGCGCCTGGGTCTCCAGACACGCCGCGCGGCCGCAGCGCCGGGAGCGCCGTCATCGCCGGGTGCCAGTCGTCTTCTGGACACATTCCCCGTCGCCGCCGACAACAGCTACTCCGACGACTATGGCGCACCGCGGGGGCAAGGGGCCCACGAGGGCAACGACATCCTCGCGGACCGCGGCGCACCCGTCGTCGCGGTATCGGACGCCGTGGTCGACCGCCTCAGTCGGACGGAACGAGGGCTCGGCGGCATCTACGTCTGGCTGCGCCGCGACGACGGGACGGAGTACTACTACGCCCACCTCGACTCCCTCACACCGGGGCTCGACGAGGGCAGCAGGGTGACCGTCGGTCAGCGCATCGGCGCGAACGGCAACACCGGTGACGCGCGCTTCGGGGCGCCGCACGTCCACTTCGAGATCCATCCTGGCGGATCCGCGGCGGTGAATCCCTTCCCACACCTCGTGGCCACGGATCCAGATCGGTGA